A section of the Engraulis encrasicolus isolate BLACKSEA-1 chromosome 8, IST_EnEncr_1.0, whole genome shotgun sequence genome encodes:
- the LOC134453823 gene encoding uncharacterized protein LOC134453823: MSTAKEPVTFFTVTSYFASHPKSVKKGLNSYNSNRVISVNVMSGGSLKGKVQASMKKKEYEVEVHVEDQEVTDSRCTCAVGLAKCHHIAALLIWAEKNMTRTDVECVWRRPTAPKTEDVVAKRLSVMAPSTSKAGIKRPVTEEDKGWTRQSLAQFGRFTGLGFILAPEIHQEFDPSLPEKLFDGILASQEYSDAQDKEDFIMTSLAVSQQQKEAIERATVGQTSNALWAAYRKKRITASNFGLVLSAVRRQSFPPSLFKTLLGEYNPKQGARACDWGIVHEKEAKKKFMEQSGETILEKGLFLSDSGLLGASPDGLLLSSNYLVEVKCPYSAREKTIAQAAEAKDFYLYVDQVTGLFRLKNTHNYWHQIQGNLHLTEATTCHLVVWTTQDMAIVEIKKDPAWVSNLKVLENFYKDNFLPRALFNNK, from the exons ATGTCTACTGCTAAGGAGCCAGTCACATTTTTCACCGTGACTTCGTATTTCGCCAGCCATCCGAAGTCAGTTAAAAAGGGACTGAACTCCTACAACTCAAATAGAGTGATTAGTGTCAATGTTATGTCAGGTGGCAGcttgaaaggaaaagtgcaggcgtctatgaagaaaaaagaatatgaggtggag gtgcatgtagaggatcaggaggtgacggacagcaggtgtacatgtgctgttggtctagccaagtgccaccacattgcagccctcctcatttgggcggagaagaacatgacccggacggatgtggagtgtgtgtggagaaggcctACAGCACCCAAAACAGAGGACGTTGTGGCCAAGAGGCTGTCTGTGATGGCACCTTCGACATCAAAAG cTGGAATTAAGCGCCCAGTGACCGAAGAAGACAAAGGCTGGACAAGGCAGTCTTTGGCGCAATTTGGGCGTTTCACAGGTCTGGGCTTTATTTTAGCCCCAGAAATACATCAg GAATTTGACCCATCCCTACCAGAGAAACTATTTGATGGGATACTGGCCAGTCAGGAGTACAGCGATGCTCAAGACAAAGAGGACTTCATCATGACGTCTCTTGCTGTCAGCCAGCAACAAAAAGAAGCCATCGAGAGGGCCACAGTTGGGCAGACGAGCAATGCATTATG GGCAGCATATCGCAAGAAGAGGATCACAGCGAGcaactttggtttggttttgtctgCAGTCAGAAGACAGTCTTTCCCACCTTCATTGTTCAAGACACTGCTGGGAGAATACAACCCCAAACAAGGAGCTCGT GCATGTGATTGGGGAATCGTGCACGAGAAAGAGGCCAAAAAGAAGTTCATGGAACAAAGTGGGGAGACCATCCTGGAGAAGGGACTGTTCCTGTCTGACAGTGGGCTGCTTGGGGCCTCCCCAGATGGACTTCTACTGTCCAGCAATTACCTTGTGGAGGTGAAATGCCCATATTCTGCCAGAGAGAAAACAATCGCTCAGGCAGCAGAGGCAAAGGACTTTTACCTGTACGTGGACCAAGTCACCGGGCTATTTAGGTTGAAGAACACCCACAACTACTGGCATCAGATTCAGGGCAACCTGCACCTGACAGAGGCTACCACCTGTCATCTAGTTGTATGGACAACTCAGGACATGGCCATTGTAGAGATTAAAAAAGACCCAGCCTGGGTCAGCAATCTTAAGGTCCTGGAAAATTTTTACAAGGACAATTTTCTGCCCCGTGCTCTCTTCAATAACAAATAA
- the LOC134453606 gene encoding uncharacterized protein LOC134453606, which yields MENAQLKEENLRLHAQLQNHKQTFSFDQISSVPRKVIYYTGMPDAATVFFLYALLSKFPLKYHYDWTVQSMPLIDQLLLTLMKLRLNCGIEDLSTRFNCSRTTVTNIFMTISSALYDILYVGMMENNIPSRFKNQTSLPECFLPFPNCRIVLDCTEVAVCNTESLEDQSKLYSHYKGCTTLKALVGVAPNGVITFVSELYGGSISDKAITADSGVLEQLVPGDMVMADKGFTIRDILPEGVSLNIPTFLVDGQFTLQEVQYNRLIASARVHVERSIQRLKTFRILKEIPHQYKKHGNKIWKVCVCLMNLQTPILREVDV from the coding sequence ATGGAGAATgcccaactgaaagaagaaaatttAAGATTGCATGCACAactacagaatcataagcaaacaTTTTCATTCGACCAAATATCCTCTGTGCCCCGCAAAGTCATTTATTACACAGGCATGCCTGATGCTGCCACAGTTTTCTTTCTATATGCCCTTCTTTCCAAATTTCCCCTCAAGTATCACTATGATTGGACTGTCCAAAGTATGCCACTAATTGATCAATTGCTGTTAACTCTGATGAAGCTCCGGCTGAATTGTGGGATCGAAGACCTCTCCACCAGATTTAACTGCAGTCGAACCACAGTCACCAATATTTTTATGACCATCTCCAGTGCCCTTTATGACATCTTGTACGTTGGAATGATGGAAAACAACATCCCTTCCCGTTTCAAAAACCAAACCTCCCTGCCAGAGTGCTTCCTCCCATTCCCCAACTGCCGTATTGTGCTTGACTGCACTGAAGTGGCTGTCTGCAACACCGAAAGCCTTGAGGACCAAAGTAAGCTGTACAGCCATTACAAAGGATGCACCACACTTAAGGCTCTGGTCGGTGTGGCGCCCAATGGAGTTATCACGTTTGTTAGTGAACTGTATGGTGGGAGCATATCCGACAAAGCCATAACAGCTGACAGTGGAGTGCTGGAACAACTTGTTCCAGGGGACATGGTGATGGCTGACAAGGGCTTCACCATCCGCGACATTTTGCCCGAAGGTGTTTCCCTCAACATCCCCACATTCCTTGTCGATGGACAGTTCACATTGCAGGAAGTTCAGTATAATAGACTGATTGCCAGTGCCAGAGTCCATGTGGAACGTTCTATTCAGCGCCTGAAAACATTTCGGATTTTAAAAGAGATCCCACATCAGTACAAGAAACATGGAAACAAgatctggaaagtgtgtgtgtgcttgatgaacTTACAGACACCCATCCTGAGGGAAGTAGATGTCTGA